A window of the Williamsia phyllosphaerae genome harbors these coding sequences:
- the rbfA gene encoding 30S ribosome-binding factor RbfA: MADPARAQRLAKRISAIVASAIATDIKDPRLNGVTITDTRVTGDLHDATVFYTVMGESLSVPPDYVAAAAGLHRATGILRSKVGAGTGVRFTPTLAFQLDTVLDTARDMEELLERTRLADEALAQQARDAVPAGDPDPYKEPESRGHDDHGSTGER, from the coding sequence ATGGCAGATCCAGCACGTGCACAACGGTTGGCCAAGCGGATCTCGGCGATCGTCGCGTCTGCCATCGCCACCGATATCAAGGACCCGCGGCTCAACGGGGTCACGATCACCGACACCCGGGTGACCGGCGACCTGCACGACGCGACGGTCTTCTACACGGTGATGGGGGAGTCGCTCTCGGTCCCACCGGACTACGTGGCCGCGGCCGCAGGGCTGCATCGCGCGACCGGGATCCTGCGGTCGAAGGTCGGTGCGGGAACCGGTGTCCGGTTCACGCCGACCCTGGCGTTCCAGCTCGACACCGTCCTCGACACCGCCCGCGACATGGAGGAGCTCCTCGAACGGACCCGTCTGGCCGACGAGGCGTTGGCCCAGCAGGCCCGCGACGCCGTGCCCGCGGGTGACCCCGACCCCTACAAGGAGCCCGAGTCGCGCGGTCACGATGACCACGGATCCACCGGAGAACGCTGA